The following coding sequences are from one Petrotoga sibirica DSM 13575 window:
- the leuD gene encoding 3-isopropylmalate dehydratase small subunit yields the protein MKFRGRVFKYGDNVDTDVIIPARYLNNPEPEILAQHCMEDIDKEFVKKVKKGDIIVAGRNFGSGSSREHAPLSIKTAGVSCVIAESFARIFYRNAINIGLPILISKEASHNIEDGSEIEIDLDNGIIKDLKNNKEYYSEKYPKFLQEIISSGGLIEKIKKEVTQ from the coding sequence GTGAAATTCAGAGGGAGAGTTTTCAAATACGGTGACAACGTTGATACAGATGTTATTATACCAGCTAGATATTTAAACAATCCAGAACCAGAAATATTGGCACAACATTGCATGGAAGATATAGATAAAGAGTTCGTAAAAAAAGTAAAAAAAGGAGATATTATAGTCGCTGGGAGGAACTTTGGTTCAGGAAGTTCTCGCGAACACGCTCCATTATCGATTAAGACGGCTGGTGTTTCTTGTGTCATAGCAGAAAGTTTTGCAAGGATTTTTTATCGTAACGCTATAAATATTGGCTTACCTATACTTATTTCCAAAGAGGCTTCCCATAACATTGAAGATGGTTCGGAAATTGAAATAGACTTGGACAATGGTATCATCAAGGATCTAAAAAACAATAAAGAATATTATTCAGAAAAATACCCAAAATTTCTTCAAGAAATAATATCTTCCGGTGGTTTGATAGAGAAGATCAAGAAGGAGGTCACTCAATAA